cactgatcagTTTCCAAATCCCAAGCTGATGTCATcgaatgtcttgttttgtctgatctACAGTCCAAACCTCAAATGCATTCAAATTTTTATTAAAGTTAAGACAAGGAAAAACATCAAATTCTCATATTTGAGAGGCTAGAATCATCAAAAGTTTGACTTATGTGCttgaaaaattactcaaaagGTATACTATGTAGGAATGTCGGTTTCTGTTTCTGAACACACTCACCAGCGAAAGTGGAAGTAAAAATCAAACCCCGGATTCACACTTGTTTGACATTTCTACTCGCTAAATTTAGGTattttttcagtgctgtttcttggatgcctgctgcttatggttggcacctggtcactaccttcgTATCAGGCCCCAGTTTCTTCATCCACTAATTGCTGCAGCTCTTCTTTTAAAAGCTGGGAAGCCAACCTTGAGATAAAAGTTATTTGTTAAACTCCACGTCAACACTTCACATGATTTGACATAAAATAGCTTTCATGCTGTTGTCCATCATCCTGTTATCGTGCTGCTCACTTCTGGAACTTCAGTCTCAGTCTCTCTGCCAGTGGCAGTGGACTCTCACTACAAATAACTGAGTCATCGCTATCTAACACAATGACAGGTGATGCAGGAGTCTGAGGGAACACATCTACATCCACATGAGCTGGTGAGACATCCTGGCATTTGCTTTTAGTTGCTACAGGTAGGATGTTAATCTCGCTGTCTGCAATTAAGCTCTGAGATTTTTCTGGTAATAACTGAGTGGTAGGAGCTGTTTTTGCAGCTGGTTTGGTTGATTTAGGTTTCAGGGGGAAATCTGAGATAATGATCTTGTTTGTGGGCTTGATTTTAGCTTTTCTCTGAGGTCCAGACTGCCGGTTCTCTGCATCACTTTCCTCGCTGGATGAACACAggctcatacacacactcttcTTGGTGCTCTGCGACGTGTTCCTGTCTATGTCAGTTTGACTTGGGTCAGTGTGGCACCTCTGCCGTGGGACAAGCGATGATGAAATGGCTTTTCTGACAAATTTGTATTTGTGAGGGGGCTTTTGGGAGACGTTACATTTGTCCTTTGTCTTACTTTGAACTGCAGGCCTCAACTGCTGTTTTGAACTGTGAGTTTCTTCCTTGTTTGATGTACACTGTGTTTTGTCAGTCAACGGCTCTTTTCTGTACACAGCAGATTTCTCTCCTGACAATTTACTGTCACCCGTACCTTTACTGGAGATCTGGCCACTTGAGTTATGAGGAGAAATGTGTTTGAGAGAGGATGACTCATGGTGTAGTTGTTTCGAGACCACGTCAGTGTGTATCTCCTTCTGGTGTATAGCTTTGGCTGTGTTCCTCATGAGCAGCCTGTCCCGTAGAGGACACTCTGTGTAGCACACCTCTAGAGCAGATCTGGAGTCTGCTTCTCTGACGTCACTTAAGGTTTTCTGCTTGGTGTTTTTGCCCTCTGTTTCTCTGACACCACTGTCTGTGGTTTTGCTCAGCTTGGGCTCAGCGGTGTGGTTATTAGCTGATTGTGGGGTTGGAGAGGATGTGAAGGACAAAGCCTCCCAGTCAATATCACTCAGGTGGAGAGCGTCGataacagcagagacagagggtgatgcagcagcagcctctgatTCTCCATGAGACAGAGGAGTGCTGGGGCAATCACCCAGACTGCTGTGGTCTTCTTTTGACTTCCGATGCTGTTTATAGTTCACTGGAGTGTCCACAACCACCACTTCTGGTTTATCTGTGGTTGAAGCAGTAGGGAGCAGCGCATGTGGTTGAGTTTTAGAGGAACTCTGAAGGGTCATCTGTGCCAAGAGGTCAGAAATACCATCAGAGACATCAGATGGCTTCTCCTTTTTACTCTTTGGTTTTCTCTCTGCAAAGAAGATTGAAACCACAAGTCAGTGTTAAACAACTTCAAGCTGTAGTTGGTATTAAAAATAaccttttttcatatttgctgaaactgtctctataCTTGCATAGCTGTAATCTGTGCAAAAGAAATCACACTTCTCTGCCTACACAGTTGCCTTGTAGCATTTCTAATGGCCTTACTGCATGTGCACAaatacaaccaatcagagccgtggagtctctaacgcagctgtcaatcactgctcgaaaactgcggtcaaactatcaaactaggcagcgctgatcaaatttAAATCAAGATTATGTTAATGCATTGCCTATTCCTCACCTCACATgtttacagaaacacattttaatgaacTGTTTAGCTCTAAAATTAAAAGGTTTGTGAAccagctgccatgttggatacagtttAACAGGAGAACCAAGCTCCGTCCACCAGCTGGACCaacttctcattttacagctaaacagtacactaaaatatgtttctgaaaatatttgagtGAAGAAATAGCAAATGCAATTTGAggcagaaggaagaggaggagggacatgattttttcccCAACAGACTATCTGTAtcatgtacttctttcagaatatagtgagAGTATTAGCATAAtgtgacacaaagttattttcactGAAATTACCAACTGTTTCTTTCAGGATTTCAAACGTATTTTGAAAGAGTTAAAGagtaaattcagtgttttctcacCTGGATGCTATTTCCTCATATTTTGTTGCTTAAAtaactaatgggaacaacatttttttgaagCTGGCCCAGTATTGAACAAGCCTGCTTCAGCCAGCAGTGGCGAAACAGCCTGCAATGTAACCATTTGAGGCATGTTAGCAATGTCATTTATGTccacttaaagtgtttgtttttgccactgaccggttcagatggttattagtgtctgacaacattatggaaactGTTCTTACAGACAGAGACCTTTTTGTTGAAGagaaagatcctttttgtttaaccaaaaacagcctTGAAATTGCCACTGCCAAACCCACAAACTCCTTTTAGCATGTAGCTAGAGCAGCATATTTTAACATCTGACTGGGTGgattaagagtttatttcaaccaaaccagagttggtgattgttggaagaGTAGAAACGATGCTTTTGTGAGTTTCAATTCTTTTTTAGCgagttttacaatgataaaattactgcgtgtttaaatggagtctggtgggtttggcgatggcgatttcagggctgtttctggttaaataaaaaggatcttactctttaacaaaaaaggtCCATCTCTGTATGTACTGTTAGTGGATGTAAAATCACAGTGCGAACATGCGCTGAGTGGTTactttgcagcctgttttgccgctGCCGACTGCAGCagtctctcaatactggaccaatttcaaacaTTACTGTACCCATTAgttacttagacacaaaaactaaaaaataagtTCCATGTGGAAAAATACTAACAAAACAATCACTGTGTTATCTCTTGACTGTAAGCTCTTTCAGTCCCAGTGGCTAGTTTTCCTACACATTAGGAAGTGAAGCTTTACAGCAGTTATGACGGAGGGGGGAGCAGAGTACAACCTGCATAAAGTGACAGCGAGGCCTGTGAGACAGACACCTCTCAGCTGCATCAAAGCCTTTGGTGTGAACTAGTCGAGCTGCCAAACTCAACATTTTCAGGTGTCAGAGCTGCTGCAATAGACAGCCTCGAAAAACAAGTCAAAGCGCCAGGTGCCTTTGATCAGGACACCCTTGTCAGTGCAGTGTGGGAAGTCTTGGAGCTTGTCAAGTCTGTGGGGGGGCTTTCAGTTTTGTTGTGAAAAACATGTCTAACTTTACtggtttattttaaataaactgtaaaattCTTACAAAATATTATAAAGTATTGTCTTACTCTTGGTCTTGTTCTCTTCGGCCAGAGCTTTGTCTCTAAGGTAGTTCTCCACCACTTCTGGAAAGGCCACACGGAAGAGAGACTCTTCTTCCACCGTCCTCACCTCATGTTGATCGTCTGCAGGCCGATCCTCAGGAAACGCATAATgatctgcagaaaaacacatcaaGGTCAGgtccaaattgctcccaataaGCCTGTCATTTATGTTATATAGGGAAAAAATGGTTCCttatgaaatgacaaaaaaggcCAGAGACAAGAATTACTAATTGTTGTGCACCACTTTTCACTTTTCATAAGGGTTGCAACTTATTATAGATTATTCTTCATATTATAGTTCTGATTAACTGTTTGGTCTGTAATCAGAAAACTTGAAAAATTCTAACACAATATTCTAGCTGCCGAAATTATGtgttcaaatgtcttgttttcttaAACCAGCAGAACAAAAACTCAataatatttgattaattatGTTAGAAAAGGTAAATCAAAAAGCTCTCACATCTGAGGGGTGCATTCAGGTACACTTAAACTCAATGCCTTTTTGGACAAGTCATCTTTTCTCATTCAAGCAGTGCAGGTAGGTATAAAGAGCCGtaacatatatgtatatgtggtCCCATGCAGAGGTAGGTTATGCATAGGAGAATGGTTCTTATCAGTGTGAGCTaaattaatctacattttgcagACAGGTAAGTGCAAATATAAAGTACCGTAAAAAGACTATTAGTTTCAGTGGTagttttaaagatttaaaacacCAGAAATGTGTACTTTGATGCAGAAG
The sequence above is drawn from the Epinephelus moara isolate mb chromosome 12, YSFRI_EMoa_1.0, whole genome shotgun sequence genome and encodes:
- the LOC126399063 gene encoding flap endonuclease GEN homolog 1 isoform X1, with amino-acid sequence MLYFAHFNDVTIDTSTRYVKIRLGEVMGVHELWSIVEPVRESVPLYSLSGKTLAVDLSLWVCEAQHVQAMMGRVTKPHLRNLFFRVSSLTLMGVKLVFVMEGEAPKLKAETMSRRAETRYGGFKKASAPKAATKTSRGRFNAVLRECAEMLDYLGVPWVTAAGEAEAMCAYLDSQGLVDGCITNDGDAFLYGARTVYRNFNMNSKDPQVDCYKTSRVQTELHLTRENLVGLAIFLGCDYIPKGIPGVGKEQALRLIQMLKGQTLLQRFIQWKEENVGVSEGVVKKVPHCNLCRHPGSAKAHERGGCVLCDSKRFCQPQDFDYQCPCDWHHYEQTRQAVSFEANVRRKTLASQQFPFTEIINEFLISKDKPVSHFKRRQPNMLMMQKFAHDKMEWPKHYTSEKVLVLMTYAELMNRKYGREMSSQVKPLRILKPRVRNAVACFEVIWSVPDHYAFPEDRPADDQHEVRTVEEESLFRVAFPEVVENYLRDKALAEENKTKKRKPKSKKEKPSDVSDGISDLLAQMTLQSSSKTQPHALLPTASTTDKPEVVVVDTPVNYKQHRKSKEDHSSLGDCPSTPLSHGESEAAAASPSVSAVIDALHLSDIDWEALSFTSSPTPQSANNHTAEPKLSKTTDSGVRETEGKNTKQKTLSDVREADSRSALEVCYTECPLRDRLLMRNTAKAIHQKEIHTDVVSKQLHHESSSLKHISPHNSSGQISSKGTGDSKLSGEKSAVYRKEPLTDKTQCTSNKEETHSSKQQLRPAVQSKTKDKCNVSQKPPHKYKFVRKAISSSLVPRQRCHTDPSQTDIDRNTSQSTKKSVCMSLCSSSEESDAENRQSGPQRKAKIKPTNKIIISDFPLKPKSTKPAAKTAPTTQLLPEKSQSLIADSEINILPVATKSKCQDVSPAHVDVDVFPQTPASPVIVLDSDDSVICSESPLPLAERLRLKFQK
- the LOC126399063 gene encoding flap endonuclease GEN homolog 1 isoform X2, with the protein product MGVHELWSIVEPVRESVPLYSLSGKTLAVDLSLWVCEAQHVQAMMGRVTKPHLRNLFFRVSSLTLMGVKLVFVMEGEAPKLKAETMSRRAETRYGGFKKASAPKAATKTSRGRFNAVLRECAEMLDYLGVPWVTAAGEAEAMCAYLDSQGLVDGCITNDGDAFLYGARTVYRNFNMNSKDPQVDCYKTSRVQTELHLTRENLVGLAIFLGCDYIPKGIPGVGKEQALRLIQMLKGQTLLQSVVFVLLSPFPNHLRFIQWKEENVGVSEGVVKKVPHCNLCRHPGSAKAHERGGCVLCDSKRFCQPQDFDYQCPCDWHHYEQTRQAVSFEANVRRKTLASQQFPFTEIINEFLISKDKPVSHFKRRQPNMLMMQKFAHDKMEWPKHYTSEKVLVLMTYAELMNRKYGREMSSQVKPLRILKPRVRNAVACFEVIWSVPDHYAFPEDRPADDQHEVRTVEEESLFRVAFPEVVENYLRDKALAEENKTKKRKPKSKKEKPSDVSDGISDLLAQMTLQSSSKTQPHALLPTASTTDKPEVVVVDTPVNYKQHRKSKEDHSSLGDCPSTPLSHGESEAAAASPSVSAVIDALHLSDIDWEALSFTSSPTPQSANNHTAEPKLSKTTDSGVRETEGKNTKQKTLSDVREADSRSALEVCYTECPLRDRLLMRNTAKAIHQKEIHTDVVSKQLHHESSSLKHISPHNSSGQISSKGTGDSKLSGEKSAVYRKEPLTDKTQCTSNKEETHSSKQQLRPAVQSKTKDKCNVSQKPPHKYKFVRKAISSSLVPRQRCHTDPSQTDIDRNTSQSTKKSVCMSLCSSSEESDAENRQSGPQRKAKIKPTNKIIISDFPLKPKSTKPAAKTAPTTQLLPEKSQSLIADSEINILPVATKSKCQDVSPAHVDVDVFPQTPASPVIVLDSDDSVICSESPLPLAERLRLKFQK